A single region of the Triticum dicoccoides isolate Atlit2015 ecotype Zavitan chromosome 2B, WEW_v2.0, whole genome shotgun sequence genome encodes:
- the LOC119363577 gene encoding ultraviolet-B receptor UVR8-like produces MAGEKSPRAFSMEELPGHLIGEVLSSGRLAAGDLARLEGTCRALRPLAEQAASRLCAARMACSVIGPAARGELLARCGGSWKKVLRFLQSVEQSFDTVHTSSGNMQVATGRYHTLLVHDSSVYSCGSSLCGVLGHGPDTTQCVAFSRVSFPSLARVVNISAFHNHAAFVTESGEVFTCGDNSSACCGHGDVGRTIFRPTQILALKGISCKQVATGLSFTVILTRNGLVYTCGSNTHGQLGHGDTTDRAAPKIVELFKGPSPVVQVAAGASYTFAVTDDGTVYSFGSCTNFCLGHGDQHNELLPRAIQSFQRRNILIVRVSAGDEHAVALDALGYVYTWGRGYCGALGHGDENDKTSPELIVGLKGQVAVQVCARKRKTFVLTDEGSVFAFGWMGFGSLGFPDRGSSDKVMQPRVLDSLSSHYVSQISTGLYHTVAVTNKGIVFGFGDNERAQLGQEFIRGCLKPTEIMFDKSSIEDIAIAAPSG; encoded by the exons ATGGCTGGGGAGAAGTCGCCTCGCGCTTTCTCCATGGAAGAGTTACCGGGCCACCTCATCGGGGAGGTACTGAGCTCCGGCAGGCTCGCCGCTGGTGACCTCGCCAGGCTTGAGGGTACCTGCCGCGCCCTCCGTCCTCTCGCTGAGCAAGCCGCCTCGCGGTTATGCGCAGCGCGCATGGCCTGCTCCGTTATTGGGCCTGCGGCTCGTGGGGAGCTCCTCGCAAGATGTGGCGGTAGCTGGAAGAAGGTGCTGAGGTTCCTGCAGTCAGTGGAGCAATCCTTCGACACCGTACATACCTCGTCCGGCAAC ATGCAAGTAGCGACAGGGAGATATCACACGCTCTTAGTCCATGACTCTTCGGTCTATTCTTGTGGGTCCAGTTTGTGTGGTGTGCTAGGACATGGTCCTGATACTACACAGTGTGTGGCATTCAGTCGGGTTTCCTTCCCGTCGCTTGCCCGTGTTGTTAATATATCTGCCTTTCACAACCATGCCGCTTTCGTTACAGAGTCTGGGGAG GTGTTCACCTGTGGAGATAATTCATCAGCTTGCTGCGGTCATGGGGATGTGGGGCGAACCATATTTCGGCCAACCCAAATACTAGCCCTTAAAGGAATTTCCTGCAAGCAG GTTGCTACTGGTCTAAGTTTCACTGTGATACTTACAAGGAATGGGCTAGTGTATACATGTGGAAGTAACACACATGGCCAGCTTGGTCATGGTGACACTACAGACAGGGCTGCTCCAAAGATTGTTGAATTATTCAAAGGTCCCAGTCCAGTGGTGCAGGTTGCAGCTGGTGCAAGCTATACATTTGCTGTGACTGATGATGGGACAGTTTATTCTTTTGGGTCTTGTACTAACTTCTGTCTTGGACATGGGGATCAGCACAATGAACTTCTTCCACGTGCAATCCAATCATTTCAGAGGAGGAACATTCTTATTGTCCGTGTATCTGCCGGAGATGAGCATGCTGTAGCTCTTGATGCGCTGGGATAT GTCTATACATGGGGTAGAGGCTACTGTGGAGCATTAGGTCATGGTGATGAAAATGATAAAACTAGCCCAGAATTGATTGTCGGCCTGAAGGGTCAAGTTGCTGTACAG GTATGCGCAAGAAAGAGAAAGACCTTTGTTCTCACTGATGAAGGCTCAGTTTTTGCATTTGGATGGATGGGCTTTGGGAGTTTAGGGTTTCCTGACCGCGGATCATCTGACAAAGTGATGCAGCCTCGCGTTCTTGACAGCCTGTCTAGTCATTATGTCTCTCAAATAAGCACTGGACTATACCATACTGTTGCAGTGACAAATAAAGGTATCGTGTTTGGTTTTGGAGACAATGAGCGGGCACAACTTGGGCAGGAATTCATTCGTGGGTGTTTGAAACCTACAGAGATAATGTTCGACAAAAGTAGTATTGAAGATATAGCCATTGCAGCGCCTAGCGGATAA